A DNA window from Desulfatiglans sp. contains the following coding sequences:
- a CDS encoding PIN domain protein, whose protein sequence is MKIYLDNCCFNRPFDDQSQLRVRLESEAKLKIQEEIRIGNMELIWSYILDYENNKNPFIERRHRISEWKKYTIEDVDENHELKSIATSLNKKGFHKIDSLHLACAIFSKCKYFITTDDQILKLSVIEKEIKIVDPIGFIKEVLS, encoded by the coding sequence ATGAAAATATATTTAGACAATTGCTGTTTTAATCGACCATTTGATGATCAATCTCAACTCAGAGTGAGGCTTGAGTCAGAGGCAAAATTGAAAATCCAAGAAGAAATTCGGATTGGTAATATGGAGTTGATTTGGTCATATATATTGGATTATGAAAACAATAAAAATCCCTTTATTGAGCGAAGACATAGAATATCAGAATGGAAAAAATATACCATTGAAGATGTAGATGAAAATCATGAACTAAAAAGTATAGCTACTTCATTAAATAAAAAAGGTTTTCATAAAATAGATTCATTACATCTGGCTTGTGCAATCTTTTCCAAATGTAAATATTTCATAACAACTGATGACCAGATCCTAAAATTATCAGTTATTGAAAAAGAGATAAAAATAGTTGATCCGATCGGGTTCATAAAGGAGGTATTATCGTGA